A single genomic interval of Pomacea canaliculata isolate SZHN2017 linkage group LG5, ASM307304v1, whole genome shotgun sequence harbors:
- the LOC112565245 gene encoding hexokinase-2-like isoform X4, translating into MCTQSVENILKPLELTDDDYRKVVDLMQEKMEEGLARSTNDKATIKMFPTYVRAVPNGTESGEFLALDLGGTNFRVLLVSLQGQEVKMESKIFLIPQHIMLGTGVQLFDHIADCIYKFIKEHNVKAQLLPLGFTFSFPCRQNGLASATLTTWTKGFKCEGVEGNDIVKLLHDAIKRRGDLDVKCLAVINDTVGALMSCAHSDRQCAIGLILGTGSNACYIEKLERVEMAEGNEPGPPEMLINTEWGAFGDDGCLDFITTDFDRQVDKHSINAGKQRYEKFVSGMYMGEIARLALEKLRKSGLLFGGEGSYHMATRGRFYTKYVSEIEGDDIDSFKTTKQIFQELEIEKVTEQDCRLVRHTCSLVSRRAAFLASAGLACLLRMMGRPEVTIGVDGSLYRFHPFFHDLMMEKIRTLAPGIRFKLMLSHDGSGKGAALVAAVASRILKEKEENSEKTRDHAKSNPH; encoded by the exons GTTGAGAATATCTTGAAGCCGCTAGAGCTTACTGATGATGACTACCGAAAAGTCGTGGACCTTATGCAGGAGAAGATGGAAGAGGGATTGGCCCGAAGCACAAATGATAAGGCTACCATCAAGATGTTTCCCACATATGTGCGTGCTGTACCAAATGGAACAG AATCTGGCGAATTCCTGGCCTTGGATCTGGGTGGAACCAACTTCCGTGTCCTGCTTGTTTCACTGCAAGGTCAGGAGGTAAAGATGGAGAGCAAAATCTTCCTGATTCCACAGCACATCATGCTTGGCACAGGTGTACAG CTGTTTGATCATATAGCAGACTGCATTTACAAGTTTATAAAAGAGCACAACGTGAAAGCACAACTTCTGCCTCTTggctttactttctcttttccctGCCGGCAAAATGGTCTTGCCAGTGCTACACTCACCACATGGACAAAGGGTTTCAAGTGTGAAGGGGTGGAAGGCAATGATATTGTTAAACTTCTACATGATGCTATCAAAAGACGTGGG GATTTAGATGTGAAGTGCTTGGCTGTTATTAATGATACAGTGGGAGCCCTTATGTCCTGTGCCCATAGTGACCGACAGTGTGCAATTGGCCTCATTCTAG GCACTGGAAGCAATGCCTGCTATATAGAAAAGCTGGAGCGAGTAGAAATGGCTGAAGGAAATGAGCCTGGGCCACCAGAG ATGTTGATCAACACAGAGTGGGGAGCATTTGGTGATGATGGTTGTCTTGACTTCATTACAACAGATTTTGATCGACAAGTTGACAAGCATTCTATTAATGCAGGAAAGCAAAG ATACGAGAAGTTTGTATCAGGCATGTACATGGGCGAGATTGCTCGACTGGCTCTGGAGAAATTGAGGAAGAGTGGCTTGCTGTTTGGTGGTGAGGGATCGTACCACATGGCCACTCGTGGGAGATTTTACACCAAATATGTTTCTGAAATTGAAGG AGATGATATAGACAGTTTTAAAACTACAAAGCAGATCTTTCAGGAGCTTGAGATTGAAAAAGTGACAGAGCAGGATTGTCGTCTTGTCCGCCATACATGCAGCCTTGTGTCCCGCCGGGCTGCTTTCCTTGCATCTGCTG gCCTGGCTTGTTTATTAAGGATGATGGGCAGACCTGAGGTGACCATTGGCGTTGATGGCTCTCTCTACCGATTTCACCCATTCTTCCATGATTTGATGATGGAAAAAATACGAACTCTAGCTCCTGGCATTCGT TTTAAACTGATGCTGTCTCACGATGGAAGTGGCAAAGGAGCGGCATTAGTGGCAGCTGTGGCCAGTCgcattttgaaagagaaagaagaaaactcaGAAAAAACTAGAGACCATGCAAAATCAAATCCTCATTAA
- the LOC112565245 gene encoding hexokinase-2-like isoform X3, giving the protein MSLQTHDPRAWHRRGFFIPPIDANAVENILKPLELTDDDYRKVVDLMQEKMEEGLARSTNDKATIKMFPTYVRAVPNGTESGEFLALDLGGTNFRVLLVSLQGQEVKMESKIFLIPQHIMLGTGVQLFDHIADCIYKFIKEHNVKAQLLPLGFTFSFPCRQNGLASATLTTWTKGFKCEGVEGNDIVKLLHDAIKRRGDLDVKCLAVINDTVGALMSCAHSDRQCAIGLILGTGSNACYIEKLERVEMAEGNEPGPPEMLINTEWGAFGDDGCLDFITTDFDRQVDKHSINAGKQRYEKFVSGMYMGEIARLALEKLRKSGLLFGGEGSYHMATRGRFYTKYVSEIEGDDIDSFKTTKQIFQELEIEKVTEQDCRLVRHTCSLVSRRAAFLASAGLACLLRMMGRPEVTIGVDGSLYRFHPFFHDLMMEKIRTLAPGIRFKLMLSHDGSGKGAALVAAVASRILKEKEENSEKTRDHAKSNPH; this is encoded by the exons GTTGAGAATATCTTGAAGCCGCTAGAGCTTACTGATGATGACTACCGAAAAGTCGTGGACCTTATGCAGGAGAAGATGGAAGAGGGATTGGCCCGAAGCACAAATGATAAGGCTACCATCAAGATGTTTCCCACATATGTGCGTGCTGTACCAAATGGAACAG AATCTGGCGAATTCCTGGCCTTGGATCTGGGTGGAACCAACTTCCGTGTCCTGCTTGTTTCACTGCAAGGTCAGGAGGTAAAGATGGAGAGCAAAATCTTCCTGATTCCACAGCACATCATGCTTGGCACAGGTGTACAG CTGTTTGATCATATAGCAGACTGCATTTACAAGTTTATAAAAGAGCACAACGTGAAAGCACAACTTCTGCCTCTTggctttactttctcttttccctGCCGGCAAAATGGTCTTGCCAGTGCTACACTCACCACATGGACAAAGGGTTTCAAGTGTGAAGGGGTGGAAGGCAATGATATTGTTAAACTTCTACATGATGCTATCAAAAGACGTGGG GATTTAGATGTGAAGTGCTTGGCTGTTATTAATGATACAGTGGGAGCCCTTATGTCCTGTGCCCATAGTGACCGACAGTGTGCAATTGGCCTCATTCTAG GCACTGGAAGCAATGCCTGCTATATAGAAAAGCTGGAGCGAGTAGAAATGGCTGAAGGAAATGAGCCTGGGCCACCAGAG ATGTTGATCAACACAGAGTGGGGAGCATTTGGTGATGATGGTTGTCTTGACTTCATTACAACAGATTTTGATCGACAAGTTGACAAGCATTCTATTAATGCAGGAAAGCAAAG ATACGAGAAGTTTGTATCAGGCATGTACATGGGCGAGATTGCTCGACTGGCTCTGGAGAAATTGAGGAAGAGTGGCTTGCTGTTTGGTGGTGAGGGATCGTACCACATGGCCACTCGTGGGAGATTTTACACCAAATATGTTTCTGAAATTGAAGG AGATGATATAGACAGTTTTAAAACTACAAAGCAGATCTTTCAGGAGCTTGAGATTGAAAAAGTGACAGAGCAGGATTGTCGTCTTGTCCGCCATACATGCAGCCTTGTGTCCCGCCGGGCTGCTTTCCTTGCATCTGCTG gCCTGGCTTGTTTATTAAGGATGATGGGCAGACCTGAGGTGACCATTGGCGTTGATGGCTCTCTCTACCGATTTCACCCATTCTTCCATGATTTGATGATGGAAAAAATACGAACTCTAGCTCCTGGCATTCGT TTTAAACTGATGCTGTCTCACGATGGAAGTGGCAAAGGAGCGGCATTAGTGGCAGCTGTGGCCAGTCgcattttgaaagagaaagaagaaaactcaGAAAAAACTAGAGACCATGCAAAATCAAATCCTCATTAA
- the LOC112565245 gene encoding hexokinase-1-like isoform X2: MPQHLDHYHGHKHQAGFHHHTRHFHSDEQVKSVENILKPLELTDDDYRKVVDLMQEKMEEGLARSTNDKATIKMFPTYVRAVPNGTESGEFLALDLGGTNFRVLLVSLQGQEVKMESKIFLIPQHIMLGTGVQLFDHIADCIYKFIKEHNVKAQLLPLGFTFSFPCRQNGLASATLTTWTKGFKCEGVEGNDIVKLLHDAIKRRGDLDVKCLAVINDTVGALMSCAHSDRQCAIGLILGTGSNACYIEKLERVEMAEGNEPGPPEMLINTEWGAFGDDGCLDFITTDFDRQVDKHSINAGKQRYEKFVSGMYMGEIARLALEKLRKSGLLFGGEGSYHMATRGRFYTKYVSEIEGDDIDSFKTTKQIFQELEIEKVTEQDCRLVRHTCSLVSRRAAFLASAGLACLLRMMGRPEVTIGVDGSLYRFHPFFHDLMMEKIRTLAPGIRFKLMLSHDGSGKGAALVAAVASRILKEKEENSEKTRDHAKSNPH, translated from the exons ATGCCACAACACCTCGATCATTATCATGGGCACAAGCATCAGGCAGGCTTTCATCACCACACTCGCCACTTCCACTCAGATGAGCAGGTGAAATCG GTTGAGAATATCTTGAAGCCGCTAGAGCTTACTGATGATGACTACCGAAAAGTCGTGGACCTTATGCAGGAGAAGATGGAAGAGGGATTGGCCCGAAGCACAAATGATAAGGCTACCATCAAGATGTTTCCCACATATGTGCGTGCTGTACCAAATGGAACAG AATCTGGCGAATTCCTGGCCTTGGATCTGGGTGGAACCAACTTCCGTGTCCTGCTTGTTTCACTGCAAGGTCAGGAGGTAAAGATGGAGAGCAAAATCTTCCTGATTCCACAGCACATCATGCTTGGCACAGGTGTACAG CTGTTTGATCATATAGCAGACTGCATTTACAAGTTTATAAAAGAGCACAACGTGAAAGCACAACTTCTGCCTCTTggctttactttctcttttccctGCCGGCAAAATGGTCTTGCCAGTGCTACACTCACCACATGGACAAAGGGTTTCAAGTGTGAAGGGGTGGAAGGCAATGATATTGTTAAACTTCTACATGATGCTATCAAAAGACGTGGG GATTTAGATGTGAAGTGCTTGGCTGTTATTAATGATACAGTGGGAGCCCTTATGTCCTGTGCCCATAGTGACCGACAGTGTGCAATTGGCCTCATTCTAG GCACTGGAAGCAATGCCTGCTATATAGAAAAGCTGGAGCGAGTAGAAATGGCTGAAGGAAATGAGCCTGGGCCACCAGAG ATGTTGATCAACACAGAGTGGGGAGCATTTGGTGATGATGGTTGTCTTGACTTCATTACAACAGATTTTGATCGACAAGTTGACAAGCATTCTATTAATGCAGGAAAGCAAAG ATACGAGAAGTTTGTATCAGGCATGTACATGGGCGAGATTGCTCGACTGGCTCTGGAGAAATTGAGGAAGAGTGGCTTGCTGTTTGGTGGTGAGGGATCGTACCACATGGCCACTCGTGGGAGATTTTACACCAAATATGTTTCTGAAATTGAAGG AGATGATATAGACAGTTTTAAAACTACAAAGCAGATCTTTCAGGAGCTTGAGATTGAAAAAGTGACAGAGCAGGATTGTCGTCTTGTCCGCCATACATGCAGCCTTGTGTCCCGCCGGGCTGCTTTCCTTGCATCTGCTG gCCTGGCTTGTTTATTAAGGATGATGGGCAGACCTGAGGTGACCATTGGCGTTGATGGCTCTCTCTACCGATTTCACCCATTCTTCCATGATTTGATGATGGAAAAAATACGAACTCTAGCTCCTGGCATTCGT TTTAAACTGATGCTGTCTCACGATGGAAGTGGCAAAGGAGCGGCATTAGTGGCAGCTGTGGCCAGTCgcattttgaaagagaaagaagaaaactcaGAAAAAACTAGAGACCATGCAAAATCAAATCCTCATTAA
- the LOC112565245 gene encoding hexokinase-1-like isoform X1, whose translation MGARQSTFSSQSTQFKQRRKSLRYIIAEKADAKKVENILKPLELTDDDYRKVVDLMQEKMEEGLARSTNDKATIKMFPTYVRAVPNGTESGEFLALDLGGTNFRVLLVSLQGQEVKMESKIFLIPQHIMLGTGVQLFDHIADCIYKFIKEHNVKAQLLPLGFTFSFPCRQNGLASATLTTWTKGFKCEGVEGNDIVKLLHDAIKRRGDLDVKCLAVINDTVGALMSCAHSDRQCAIGLILGTGSNACYIEKLERVEMAEGNEPGPPEMLINTEWGAFGDDGCLDFITTDFDRQVDKHSINAGKQRYEKFVSGMYMGEIARLALEKLRKSGLLFGGEGSYHMATRGRFYTKYVSEIEGDDIDSFKTTKQIFQELEIEKVTEQDCRLVRHTCSLVSRRAAFLASAGLACLLRMMGRPEVTIGVDGSLYRFHPFFHDLMMEKIRTLAPGIRFKLMLSHDGSGKGAALVAAVASRILKEKEENSEKTRDHAKSNPH comes from the exons ATGGGGGCACGTCAAAGTACGTTTTCATCCCAGAGTACACAGTTTAAACAGCGCAGAAAAAGCTTGCGATACATCATCGCAGAAAAAGCGGACGCAAAGAAG GTTGAGAATATCTTGAAGCCGCTAGAGCTTACTGATGATGACTACCGAAAAGTCGTGGACCTTATGCAGGAGAAGATGGAAGAGGGATTGGCCCGAAGCACAAATGATAAGGCTACCATCAAGATGTTTCCCACATATGTGCGTGCTGTACCAAATGGAACAG AATCTGGCGAATTCCTGGCCTTGGATCTGGGTGGAACCAACTTCCGTGTCCTGCTTGTTTCACTGCAAGGTCAGGAGGTAAAGATGGAGAGCAAAATCTTCCTGATTCCACAGCACATCATGCTTGGCACAGGTGTACAG CTGTTTGATCATATAGCAGACTGCATTTACAAGTTTATAAAAGAGCACAACGTGAAAGCACAACTTCTGCCTCTTggctttactttctcttttccctGCCGGCAAAATGGTCTTGCCAGTGCTACACTCACCACATGGACAAAGGGTTTCAAGTGTGAAGGGGTGGAAGGCAATGATATTGTTAAACTTCTACATGATGCTATCAAAAGACGTGGG GATTTAGATGTGAAGTGCTTGGCTGTTATTAATGATACAGTGGGAGCCCTTATGTCCTGTGCCCATAGTGACCGACAGTGTGCAATTGGCCTCATTCTAG GCACTGGAAGCAATGCCTGCTATATAGAAAAGCTGGAGCGAGTAGAAATGGCTGAAGGAAATGAGCCTGGGCCACCAGAG ATGTTGATCAACACAGAGTGGGGAGCATTTGGTGATGATGGTTGTCTTGACTTCATTACAACAGATTTTGATCGACAAGTTGACAAGCATTCTATTAATGCAGGAAAGCAAAG ATACGAGAAGTTTGTATCAGGCATGTACATGGGCGAGATTGCTCGACTGGCTCTGGAGAAATTGAGGAAGAGTGGCTTGCTGTTTGGTGGTGAGGGATCGTACCACATGGCCACTCGTGGGAGATTTTACACCAAATATGTTTCTGAAATTGAAGG AGATGATATAGACAGTTTTAAAACTACAAAGCAGATCTTTCAGGAGCTTGAGATTGAAAAAGTGACAGAGCAGGATTGTCGTCTTGTCCGCCATACATGCAGCCTTGTGTCCCGCCGGGCTGCTTTCCTTGCATCTGCTG gCCTGGCTTGTTTATTAAGGATGATGGGCAGACCTGAGGTGACCATTGGCGTTGATGGCTCTCTCTACCGATTTCACCCATTCTTCCATGATTTGATGATGGAAAAAATACGAACTCTAGCTCCTGGCATTCGT TTTAAACTGATGCTGTCTCACGATGGAAGTGGCAAAGGAGCGGCATTAGTGGCAGCTGTGGCCAGTCgcattttgaaagagaaagaagaaaactcaGAAAAAACTAGAGACCATGCAAAATCAAATCCTCATTAA
- the LOC112565245 gene encoding hexokinase-2-like isoform X5, translating to MVENILKPLELTDDDYRKVVDLMQEKMEEGLARSTNDKATIKMFPTYVRAVPNGTESGEFLALDLGGTNFRVLLVSLQGQEVKMESKIFLIPQHIMLGTGVQLFDHIADCIYKFIKEHNVKAQLLPLGFTFSFPCRQNGLASATLTTWTKGFKCEGVEGNDIVKLLHDAIKRRGDLDVKCLAVINDTVGALMSCAHSDRQCAIGLILGTGSNACYIEKLERVEMAEGNEPGPPEMLINTEWGAFGDDGCLDFITTDFDRQVDKHSINAGKQRYEKFVSGMYMGEIARLALEKLRKSGLLFGGEGSYHMATRGRFYTKYVSEIEGDDIDSFKTTKQIFQELEIEKVTEQDCRLVRHTCSLVSRRAAFLASAGLACLLRMMGRPEVTIGVDGSLYRFHPFFHDLMMEKIRTLAPGIRFKLMLSHDGSGKGAALVAAVASRILKEKEENSEKTRDHAKSNPH from the exons ATG GTTGAGAATATCTTGAAGCCGCTAGAGCTTACTGATGATGACTACCGAAAAGTCGTGGACCTTATGCAGGAGAAGATGGAAGAGGGATTGGCCCGAAGCACAAATGATAAGGCTACCATCAAGATGTTTCCCACATATGTGCGTGCTGTACCAAATGGAACAG AATCTGGCGAATTCCTGGCCTTGGATCTGGGTGGAACCAACTTCCGTGTCCTGCTTGTTTCACTGCAAGGTCAGGAGGTAAAGATGGAGAGCAAAATCTTCCTGATTCCACAGCACATCATGCTTGGCACAGGTGTACAG CTGTTTGATCATATAGCAGACTGCATTTACAAGTTTATAAAAGAGCACAACGTGAAAGCACAACTTCTGCCTCTTggctttactttctcttttccctGCCGGCAAAATGGTCTTGCCAGTGCTACACTCACCACATGGACAAAGGGTTTCAAGTGTGAAGGGGTGGAAGGCAATGATATTGTTAAACTTCTACATGATGCTATCAAAAGACGTGGG GATTTAGATGTGAAGTGCTTGGCTGTTATTAATGATACAGTGGGAGCCCTTATGTCCTGTGCCCATAGTGACCGACAGTGTGCAATTGGCCTCATTCTAG GCACTGGAAGCAATGCCTGCTATATAGAAAAGCTGGAGCGAGTAGAAATGGCTGAAGGAAATGAGCCTGGGCCACCAGAG ATGTTGATCAACACAGAGTGGGGAGCATTTGGTGATGATGGTTGTCTTGACTTCATTACAACAGATTTTGATCGACAAGTTGACAAGCATTCTATTAATGCAGGAAAGCAAAG ATACGAGAAGTTTGTATCAGGCATGTACATGGGCGAGATTGCTCGACTGGCTCTGGAGAAATTGAGGAAGAGTGGCTTGCTGTTTGGTGGTGAGGGATCGTACCACATGGCCACTCGTGGGAGATTTTACACCAAATATGTTTCTGAAATTGAAGG AGATGATATAGACAGTTTTAAAACTACAAAGCAGATCTTTCAGGAGCTTGAGATTGAAAAAGTGACAGAGCAGGATTGTCGTCTTGTCCGCCATACATGCAGCCTTGTGTCCCGCCGGGCTGCTTTCCTTGCATCTGCTG gCCTGGCTTGTTTATTAAGGATGATGGGCAGACCTGAGGTGACCATTGGCGTTGATGGCTCTCTCTACCGATTTCACCCATTCTTCCATGATTTGATGATGGAAAAAATACGAACTCTAGCTCCTGGCATTCGT TTTAAACTGATGCTGTCTCACGATGGAAGTGGCAAAGGAGCGGCATTAGTGGCAGCTGTGGCCAGTCgcattttgaaagagaaagaagaaaactcaGAAAAAACTAGAGACCATGCAAAATCAAATCCTCATTAA